A DNA window from Drosophila sechellia strain sech25 chromosome X, ASM438219v1, whole genome shotgun sequence contains the following coding sequences:
- the LOC6619580 gene encoding potassium voltage-gated channel protein eag isoform X2, translated as MPGGRRGLVAPQNTFLENIIRRSNSQPDSSFLLANAQIVDFPIVYCNESFCKISGYNRAEVMQKSCRCGFMYGELTDKETVGRLEYTLENQQQDQFEILLYKKNKTPLWLLLQVAPIRNERDLVVLFLLTFRDITALKQPIDSEDTKGGLSKFAKLARSVTRSRQFSAHLPTLKDPTKQSNLAHMMSLSADIMPQYRQEAPKTPPHILLHYCAFKAIWDWVILCLTFYTAIMVPYNVAFKNKTSEDVSLLVVDSIVDVIFFIDIVLNFHTTFVGPGGEVVSDPKVIRMNYLKSWFIIDLLSCLPYDVFNAFDRDEDGIGSLFSALKVVRLLRLGRVVRKLDRYLEYGAAMLILLLCFYMLVAHWLACIWYSIGRSDADNGIQYSWLWKLANVTQSPYSYIWSNDTGPELVNGPSRKSMYVTALYFTMTCMTSVGFGNVAAETDNEKVFTICMMIIAALLYATIFGHVTTIIQQMTSATAKYHDMLNNVREFMKLHEVPKALSERVMDYVVSTWAMTKGLDTEKVLNYCPKDMKADICVHLNRKVFNEHPAFRLASDGCLRALAMHFMMSHSAPGDLLYHTGESIDSLCFIVTGSLEVIQDDEVVAILGKGDVFGDQFWKDSAVGQSAANVRALTYCDLHAIKRDKLLEVLDFYSAFANSFARNLVLTYNLRHRLIFRKVADVKREKELAERRKNEPQLPQNQDHLVRKIFSKFRRTPQVQAGSKELVGGSGQSDVEKGDGEVERTKKLPAKLTLTEDARILSTAAAPSPSPSPSPSSGPPSARSTRASKWGRLLGSSSVDSASDTSAKVAVSRSLSARESLRESTAQARQSSTSSSNGGQGNKHLQLSKVFPKAPKLQASQATLARQDTIDEGGEVDSSPPSRDSRVVIEGAAVSSATVGPSPPVATTSSAAAAGAGVSGGPGSGGTVVAIVTKADRNLALERERQIEMASSRATTSDTYDTGLRETPPTLAQRDLIATVLDMKVDVRLELQRMQQRIGRIEDLLGELVKRLAPGAGSGGTAPDNSSGQTTPGDEICAGCGAGGGAGGGGTPTTQAPPTSAVTSPVDTVITISSPGASGSGSGAGSAVAGAGGAGLLNPGATVVSSAGGNGLGPLMLKKRRSKSRKAPAPPKQTLASTAGTATAAPAGVAGSGMTSSAPASADQQQQHQSTADQSPTTPGAELLHLRLLEEDFTAAQLPSTSSGGAGGGGGSGSGATPTTPPPTTAGGSGSGTPTSTTATTTPTGSGTATRGKLDFL; from the exons cggaCAGCTCGTTTCTTTTGGCCAACGCACAAATCGTCGATTTCCCGATCGTCTACTGCAATGAGTCCTTCTGCAAGATCAGCGGCTATAATCGTGCCGAGGTCATGCAGAAGTCGTGCAG ATGCGGCTTCATGTATGGCGAGCTGACAGACAAGGAGACGGTGGGACGGCTGGAGTACACGCTGGAGAACCAGCAGCAGGATCAGTTCGAGATTTTGCTGTACAAGAAGAACA AAACCCCACTATGGCTGCTGCTACAGGTCGCACCCATACGCAACGAACGCGACCTGGTGGTGCTCTTCCTGCTGACCTTCCGGGACATCACGGCCCTCAAGCAGCCCATCGACAGCGAGGACACCAAGGGAG GTCTCTCGAAGTTCGCCAAATTGGCAAGATCGGTGACCCGGAGTCGCCAGTTCAGCGCCCATCTGCCCACGCTGAAGGATCCCACGAAGCAGTCCAATCTGGCGCAT ATGATGTCCTTAAGCGCGGATATTATGCCACAGTACCGACAGGAAGCCCCCAAAACGCCGCCACACATACTCCTGCATTATTGTGCATTTAAAGCAATTTGGGACTGGGTGATATTGTGTTTAACATTTTATACAGCCATCATG GTGCCATACAATGTagcgtttaaaaataaaacctcAGAGGATGTTTCCCTGCTCGTGGTCGATTCGATAGTCGATGTTATATTCTTTATAGATATTG TTTTAAACTTCCATACAACGTTCGTGGGTCCCGGAGGCGAGGTTGTTAGTGACCCAAAGGTGATCCGAATGAACTACCTAAAGTCGTGGTTCATCATCGACCTACTGAGCTGCCTGCCATACGACGTGTTCAACGCGTTCGATCGGGATGAGGACGGTATCGGTTCCCTGTTCAGTGCCCTCAAGGTCGTCCGCCTTCTGCGTCTGGGGAGGGTGGTGCGTAAACTGGACCGCTACCTGGAGTACGGGGCGGCCATGTTGATCCTGCTGCTCTGCTTCTACATGCTGGTGGCCCATTGGCTAGCCTGCATATGGTATTCGATTGGTCGCAGCGATGCGGATAATGGG ATCCAGTACAGCTGGCTGTGGAAGCTGGCGAATGTCACCCAGTCACCGTACTCGTATATATGGAGTAATGACACCGGGCCAGAATTGGTTAATGGGCCGTCACGGAAAAGCATGTACGTGACGGCCCTATATTTCACCATGACCTGCATGACCTCG GTGGGCTTTGGCAATGTCGCCGCGGAGACAGACAACGAGAAGGTGTTCACCATCTGCATGATGATCATTGCAG CTCTGCTGTATGCCACGATCTTTGGTCACGTTACCACCATCATCCAGCAGATGACGTCGGCTACGGCCAAGTACCACGACATGCTGAACAATGTGCGCGAGTTCATGAAGCTGCACGAGGTGCCGAAGGCTCTCAGCGAACGAGTGATGGACTATGTCGTCTCCACCTGGGCCATGACCAAGGGTCTGGATACCGAGAAG GTACTAAACTATTGTCCGAAAGATATGAAGGCTGACATATGTGTTCATCTAAATCGCAAAGTATTTAACGAGCATCCGGCATTTCGTCTGGCCTCGGATGGTTGTCTCCGGGCACTGGCGATGCACTTCATGATGTCGCACTCGGCACCGGGGGATCTGCTCTATCACACCGGCGAGAGCATCGATAGCCTATGCTTCATCGTCACCGGCAGCCTAGAGGTGATACAGGACGACGAGGTTGTGGCAATATTGG GCAAGGGCGACGTCTTCGGCGATCAATTCTGGAAGGACTCGGCCGTTGGCCAGAGTGCGGCCAATGTGCGTGCTCTGACCTATTGTGATTTGCATGCCATCAAACGTGATAAATTGCTCGAAGTCCTCGATTTTTATTCGGCATTTGCGAATAGCTTTGCACGCAATCTGGTGCTCACCTACAATCTCAGACATCGACTGATTTTTCGCAAGGTGGCCGATGTGAAGCGCGAAAAAGAATTGGCCGAACGGCGTAAGAACGAGCCGCAATTGCCCCAGAATCAGGACCATCTCGTCCGGAAGATCTTCTCCAAATTCCGTCGCACTCCGCAGGTCCAAGCGGGCAGTAAGGAGCTCGTCGGCGGTTCCGGCCAAAGTGATGTCGAGAAGGGTGACGGCGAGGTGGAGCGAACTAAG AAGCTACCAGCCAAACTGACACTGACCGAGGACGCTCGCATCCTCAGCACCGCCGCGGCGCCCTCGCCATCGCCATCCCCATCGCCCTCATCGGGTCCACCATCTGCGCGCAGTACACGGGCCAGCAAGTGGGGACGCCTCCTGGGCAGTTCAAGCGTCGATTCAGCTAGCGACACCAGCGCCAAGGTAGCCGTCTCGAGAAGTTTGAGCGCCCGCGAAAGCCTCCGAGAGAGCACCGCCCAAGCGCGGCAGAGTAGTACTTCGAGTAGCAATGGTGGACAAGGCAACAAA CATTTACAATTAAGCAAA GTTTTTCCCAAGGCGCCCAAGCTGCAAGCTAGCCAGGCCACCCTTGCCCGCCAGGACACCATCGACGAGGGTGGCGAGGTGGACTCCTCGCCGCCAAGTCGCGACAGTCGCGTGGTCATCGAGGGTGCAGCCGTCTCCTCGGCCACCGTGGGACCATCGCCGCCAGTGGCTACCACAtcctcggcggcggcggcgggaGCTGGAGTATCTGGAGGACCCGGAAGTGGAGGCACTGTGGTGGCCATTGTCACCAAAGCGGATCGCAATCTGGCCTTGGAGCGGGAGCGCCAAATCGAAATGGCCAGCTCGAGAGCCACCACATCGGATACGTACGATACCGGGTTGCGCGAGACGCCGCCCACGCTGGCGCAGCGCGATCTCATCGCCACCGTGCTGGACATGAAGGTGGATGTGCGGCTGGAGCTGCAGCGCATGCAGCAGCGGATTGGCCGCATCGAGGATCTGCTCGGCGAGCTGGTCAAGCGGCTGGCACCCGGTGCCGGTAGCGGTGGCACCGCTCCGGATAACAGCAGTGGCCAGACCACGCCCGGCGACGAGATTTGCGCGGGCTGCGGCGCGGGCGGCGGCGCGGGCGGCGGCGGCACACCCACAACACAGGCTCCCCCAACATCTGCGGTAACCAGCCCAGTGGACACTGTGATAACCATTTCATCGCCAGGAGCATCAGGATCGGGTTCGGGAGCGGGATCAGCAGTAGCTGGCGCTGGTGGCGCTGGTCTGCTAAATCCGGGCGCCACAGTTGTGTCGAGCGCGGGAGGCAACGGCCTGGGGCCACTGATGCTCAAGAAGCGACGCTCGAAGAGCAGGAAAGCACCGGCGCCTCCTAAGCAGACACTCGCCTCGACGGCCGGCACCGCGACCGCAGCTCCAGCGGGCGTTGCCGGGTCTGGTATGACGTCATCGGCGCCAGCGTCAGCagatcagcagcagcaacatcaatcGACGGCGGATCAATCGCCCACAACGCCTGGGGCAGAACTGCTGCATCTTCGCCTGCTCGAGGAGGACTTTACGGCGGCCCAACTACCATCGACATCGTCTGGCGGCGCCGGAGGTGGTGGAGGATCCGGGTCTGGTGCCACGCCTACAACACCGCCACCGACCACAGCGGGGGGCAGTGGAAGCGGCACGCCCACCAGCACCACAGCCACGACCACGCCCACAGGCAGCGGTACAGCAACGCGCGGCAAGCTGGACTTCCTGTAG
- the LOC6619580 gene encoding potassium voltage-gated channel protein eag isoform X4, giving the protein MPGGRRGLVAPQNTFLENIIRRSNSQPDSSFLLANAQIVDFPIVYCNESFCKISGYNRAEVMQKSCRYVCGFMYGELTDKETVGRLEYTLENQQQDQFEILLYKKNKTPLWLLLQVAPIRNERDLVVLFLLTFRDITALKQPIDSEDTKGGLSKFAKLARSVTRSRQFSAHLPTLKDPTKQSNLAHMMSLSADIMPQYRQEAPKTPPHILLHYCAFKAIWDWVILCLTFYTAIMVPYNVAFKNKTSEDVSLLVVDSIVDVIFFIDIVLNFHTTFVGPGGEVVSDPKVIRMNYLKSWFIIDLLSCLPYDVFNAFDRDEDGIGSLFSALKVVRLLRLGRVVRKLDRYLEYGAAMLILLLCFYMLVAHWLACIWYSIGRSDADNGIQYSWLWKLANVTQSPYSYIWSNDTGPELVNGPSRKSMYVTALYFTMTCMTSVGFGNVAAETDNEKVFTICMMIIAALLYATIFGHVTTIIQQMTSATAKYHDMLNNVREFMKLHEVPKALSERVMDYVVSTWAMTKGLDTEKVSS; this is encoded by the exons cggaCAGCTCGTTTCTTTTGGCCAACGCACAAATCGTCGATTTCCCGATCGTCTACTGCAATGAGTCCTTCTGCAAGATCAGCGGCTATAATCGTGCCGAGGTCATGCAGAAGTCGTGCAGGTATGT ATGCGGCTTCATGTATGGCGAGCTGACAGACAAGGAGACGGTGGGACGGCTGGAGTACACGCTGGAGAACCAGCAGCAGGATCAGTTCGAGATTTTGCTGTACAAGAAGAACA AAACCCCACTATGGCTGCTGCTACAGGTCGCACCCATACGCAACGAACGCGACCTGGTGGTGCTCTTCCTGCTGACCTTCCGGGACATCACGGCCCTCAAGCAGCCCATCGACAGCGAGGACACCAAGGGAG GTCTCTCGAAGTTCGCCAAATTGGCAAGATCGGTGACCCGGAGTCGCCAGTTCAGCGCCCATCTGCCCACGCTGAAGGATCCCACGAAGCAGTCCAATCTGGCGCAT ATGATGTCCTTAAGCGCGGATATTATGCCACAGTACCGACAGGAAGCCCCCAAAACGCCGCCACACATACTCCTGCATTATTGTGCATTTAAAGCAATTTGGGACTGGGTGATATTGTGTTTAACATTTTATACAGCCATCATG GTGCCATACAATGTagcgtttaaaaataaaacctcAGAGGATGTTTCCCTGCTCGTGGTCGATTCGATAGTCGATGTTATATTCTTTATAGATATTG TTTTAAACTTCCATACAACGTTCGTGGGTCCCGGAGGCGAGGTTGTTAGTGACCCAAAGGTGATCCGAATGAACTACCTAAAGTCGTGGTTCATCATCGACCTACTGAGCTGCCTGCCATACGACGTGTTCAACGCGTTCGATCGGGATGAGGACGGTATCGGTTCCCTGTTCAGTGCCCTCAAGGTCGTCCGCCTTCTGCGTCTGGGGAGGGTGGTGCGTAAACTGGACCGCTACCTGGAGTACGGGGCGGCCATGTTGATCCTGCTGCTCTGCTTCTACATGCTGGTGGCCCATTGGCTAGCCTGCATATGGTATTCGATTGGTCGCAGCGATGCGGATAATGGG ATCCAGTACAGCTGGCTGTGGAAGCTGGCGAATGTCACCCAGTCACCGTACTCGTATATATGGAGTAATGACACCGGGCCAGAATTGGTTAATGGGCCGTCACGGAAAAGCATGTACGTGACGGCCCTATATTTCACCATGACCTGCATGACCTCG GTGGGCTTTGGCAATGTCGCCGCGGAGACAGACAACGAGAAGGTGTTCACCATCTGCATGATGATCATTGCAG CTCTGCTGTATGCCACGATCTTTGGTCACGTTACCACCATCATCCAGCAGATGACGTCGGCTACGGCCAAGTACCACGACATGCTGAACAATGTGCGCGAGTTCATGAAGCTGCACGAGGTGCCGAAGGCTCTCAGCGAACGAGTGATGGACTATGTCGTCTCCACCTGGGCCATGACCAAGGGTCTGGATACCGAGAAGGTAAGTTCTTGA
- the LOC6619580 gene encoding potassium voltage-gated channel protein eag isoform X1 encodes MPGGRRGLVAPQNTFLENIIRRSNSQPDSSFLLANAQIVDFPIVYCNESFCKISGYNRAEVMQKSCRYVCGFMYGELTDKETVGRLEYTLENQQQDQFEILLYKKNKTPLWLLLQVAPIRNERDLVVLFLLTFRDITALKQPIDSEDTKGGLSKFAKLARSVTRSRQFSAHLPTLKDPTKQSNLAHMMSLSADIMPQYRQEAPKTPPHILLHYCAFKAIWDWVILCLTFYTAIMVPYNVAFKNKTSEDVSLLVVDSIVDVIFFIDIVLNFHTTFVGPGGEVVSDPKVIRMNYLKSWFIIDLLSCLPYDVFNAFDRDEDGIGSLFSALKVVRLLRLGRVVRKLDRYLEYGAAMLILLLCFYMLVAHWLACIWYSIGRSDADNGIQYSWLWKLANVTQSPYSYIWSNDTGPELVNGPSRKSMYVTALYFTMTCMTSVGFGNVAAETDNEKVFTICMMIIAALLYATIFGHVTTIIQQMTSATAKYHDMLNNVREFMKLHEVPKALSERVMDYVVSTWAMTKGLDTEKVLNYCPKDMKADICVHLNRKVFNEHPAFRLASDGCLRALAMHFMMSHSAPGDLLYHTGESIDSLCFIVTGSLEVIQDDEVVAILGKGDVFGDQFWKDSAVGQSAANVRALTYCDLHAIKRDKLLEVLDFYSAFANSFARNLVLTYNLRHRLIFRKVADVKREKELAERRKNEPQLPQNQDHLVRKIFSKFRRTPQVQAGSKELVGGSGQSDVEKGDGEVERTKKLPAKLTLTEDARILSTAAAPSPSPSPSPSSGPPSARSTRASKWGRLLGSSSVDSASDTSAKVAVSRSLSARESLRESTAQARQSSTSSSNGGQGNKHLQLSKVFPKAPKLQASQATLARQDTIDEGGEVDSSPPSRDSRVVIEGAAVSSATVGPSPPVATTSSAAAAGAGVSGGPGSGGTVVAIVTKADRNLALERERQIEMASSRATTSDTYDTGLRETPPTLAQRDLIATVLDMKVDVRLELQRMQQRIGRIEDLLGELVKRLAPGAGSGGTAPDNSSGQTTPGDEICAGCGAGGGAGGGGTPTTQAPPTSAVTSPVDTVITISSPGASGSGSGAGSAVAGAGGAGLLNPGATVVSSAGGNGLGPLMLKKRRSKSRKAPAPPKQTLASTAGTATAAPAGVAGSGMTSSAPASADQQQQHQSTADQSPTTPGAELLHLRLLEEDFTAAQLPSTSSGGAGGGGGSGSGATPTTPPPTTAGGSGSGTPTSTTATTTPTGSGTATRGKLDFL; translated from the exons cggaCAGCTCGTTTCTTTTGGCCAACGCACAAATCGTCGATTTCCCGATCGTCTACTGCAATGAGTCCTTCTGCAAGATCAGCGGCTATAATCGTGCCGAGGTCATGCAGAAGTCGTGCAGGTATGT ATGCGGCTTCATGTATGGCGAGCTGACAGACAAGGAGACGGTGGGACGGCTGGAGTACACGCTGGAGAACCAGCAGCAGGATCAGTTCGAGATTTTGCTGTACAAGAAGAACA AAACCCCACTATGGCTGCTGCTACAGGTCGCACCCATACGCAACGAACGCGACCTGGTGGTGCTCTTCCTGCTGACCTTCCGGGACATCACGGCCCTCAAGCAGCCCATCGACAGCGAGGACACCAAGGGAG GTCTCTCGAAGTTCGCCAAATTGGCAAGATCGGTGACCCGGAGTCGCCAGTTCAGCGCCCATCTGCCCACGCTGAAGGATCCCACGAAGCAGTCCAATCTGGCGCAT ATGATGTCCTTAAGCGCGGATATTATGCCACAGTACCGACAGGAAGCCCCCAAAACGCCGCCACACATACTCCTGCATTATTGTGCATTTAAAGCAATTTGGGACTGGGTGATATTGTGTTTAACATTTTATACAGCCATCATG GTGCCATACAATGTagcgtttaaaaataaaacctcAGAGGATGTTTCCCTGCTCGTGGTCGATTCGATAGTCGATGTTATATTCTTTATAGATATTG TTTTAAACTTCCATACAACGTTCGTGGGTCCCGGAGGCGAGGTTGTTAGTGACCCAAAGGTGATCCGAATGAACTACCTAAAGTCGTGGTTCATCATCGACCTACTGAGCTGCCTGCCATACGACGTGTTCAACGCGTTCGATCGGGATGAGGACGGTATCGGTTCCCTGTTCAGTGCCCTCAAGGTCGTCCGCCTTCTGCGTCTGGGGAGGGTGGTGCGTAAACTGGACCGCTACCTGGAGTACGGGGCGGCCATGTTGATCCTGCTGCTCTGCTTCTACATGCTGGTGGCCCATTGGCTAGCCTGCATATGGTATTCGATTGGTCGCAGCGATGCGGATAATGGG ATCCAGTACAGCTGGCTGTGGAAGCTGGCGAATGTCACCCAGTCACCGTACTCGTATATATGGAGTAATGACACCGGGCCAGAATTGGTTAATGGGCCGTCACGGAAAAGCATGTACGTGACGGCCCTATATTTCACCATGACCTGCATGACCTCG GTGGGCTTTGGCAATGTCGCCGCGGAGACAGACAACGAGAAGGTGTTCACCATCTGCATGATGATCATTGCAG CTCTGCTGTATGCCACGATCTTTGGTCACGTTACCACCATCATCCAGCAGATGACGTCGGCTACGGCCAAGTACCACGACATGCTGAACAATGTGCGCGAGTTCATGAAGCTGCACGAGGTGCCGAAGGCTCTCAGCGAACGAGTGATGGACTATGTCGTCTCCACCTGGGCCATGACCAAGGGTCTGGATACCGAGAAG GTACTAAACTATTGTCCGAAAGATATGAAGGCTGACATATGTGTTCATCTAAATCGCAAAGTATTTAACGAGCATCCGGCATTTCGTCTGGCCTCGGATGGTTGTCTCCGGGCACTGGCGATGCACTTCATGATGTCGCACTCGGCACCGGGGGATCTGCTCTATCACACCGGCGAGAGCATCGATAGCCTATGCTTCATCGTCACCGGCAGCCTAGAGGTGATACAGGACGACGAGGTTGTGGCAATATTGG GCAAGGGCGACGTCTTCGGCGATCAATTCTGGAAGGACTCGGCCGTTGGCCAGAGTGCGGCCAATGTGCGTGCTCTGACCTATTGTGATTTGCATGCCATCAAACGTGATAAATTGCTCGAAGTCCTCGATTTTTATTCGGCATTTGCGAATAGCTTTGCACGCAATCTGGTGCTCACCTACAATCTCAGACATCGACTGATTTTTCGCAAGGTGGCCGATGTGAAGCGCGAAAAAGAATTGGCCGAACGGCGTAAGAACGAGCCGCAATTGCCCCAGAATCAGGACCATCTCGTCCGGAAGATCTTCTCCAAATTCCGTCGCACTCCGCAGGTCCAAGCGGGCAGTAAGGAGCTCGTCGGCGGTTCCGGCCAAAGTGATGTCGAGAAGGGTGACGGCGAGGTGGAGCGAACTAAG AAGCTACCAGCCAAACTGACACTGACCGAGGACGCTCGCATCCTCAGCACCGCCGCGGCGCCCTCGCCATCGCCATCCCCATCGCCCTCATCGGGTCCACCATCTGCGCGCAGTACACGGGCCAGCAAGTGGGGACGCCTCCTGGGCAGTTCAAGCGTCGATTCAGCTAGCGACACCAGCGCCAAGGTAGCCGTCTCGAGAAGTTTGAGCGCCCGCGAAAGCCTCCGAGAGAGCACCGCCCAAGCGCGGCAGAGTAGTACTTCGAGTAGCAATGGTGGACAAGGCAACAAA CATTTACAATTAAGCAAA GTTTTTCCCAAGGCGCCCAAGCTGCAAGCTAGCCAGGCCACCCTTGCCCGCCAGGACACCATCGACGAGGGTGGCGAGGTGGACTCCTCGCCGCCAAGTCGCGACAGTCGCGTGGTCATCGAGGGTGCAGCCGTCTCCTCGGCCACCGTGGGACCATCGCCGCCAGTGGCTACCACAtcctcggcggcggcggcgggaGCTGGAGTATCTGGAGGACCCGGAAGTGGAGGCACTGTGGTGGCCATTGTCACCAAAGCGGATCGCAATCTGGCCTTGGAGCGGGAGCGCCAAATCGAAATGGCCAGCTCGAGAGCCACCACATCGGATACGTACGATACCGGGTTGCGCGAGACGCCGCCCACGCTGGCGCAGCGCGATCTCATCGCCACCGTGCTGGACATGAAGGTGGATGTGCGGCTGGAGCTGCAGCGCATGCAGCAGCGGATTGGCCGCATCGAGGATCTGCTCGGCGAGCTGGTCAAGCGGCTGGCACCCGGTGCCGGTAGCGGTGGCACCGCTCCGGATAACAGCAGTGGCCAGACCACGCCCGGCGACGAGATTTGCGCGGGCTGCGGCGCGGGCGGCGGCGCGGGCGGCGGCGGCACACCCACAACACAGGCTCCCCCAACATCTGCGGTAACCAGCCCAGTGGACACTGTGATAACCATTTCATCGCCAGGAGCATCAGGATCGGGTTCGGGAGCGGGATCAGCAGTAGCTGGCGCTGGTGGCGCTGGTCTGCTAAATCCGGGCGCCACAGTTGTGTCGAGCGCGGGAGGCAACGGCCTGGGGCCACTGATGCTCAAGAAGCGACGCTCGAAGAGCAGGAAAGCACCGGCGCCTCCTAAGCAGACACTCGCCTCGACGGCCGGCACCGCGACCGCAGCTCCAGCGGGCGTTGCCGGGTCTGGTATGACGTCATCGGCGCCAGCGTCAGCagatcagcagcagcaacatcaatcGACGGCGGATCAATCGCCCACAACGCCTGGGGCAGAACTGCTGCATCTTCGCCTGCTCGAGGAGGACTTTACGGCGGCCCAACTACCATCGACATCGTCTGGCGGCGCCGGAGGTGGTGGAGGATCCGGGTCTGGTGCCACGCCTACAACACCGCCACCGACCACAGCGGGGGGCAGTGGAAGCGGCACGCCCACCAGCACCACAGCCACGACCACGCCCACAGGCAGCGGTACAGCAACGCGCGGCAAGCTGGACTTCCTGTAG